In Phycisphaerae bacterium RAS1, the genomic window CGAAAGACGTATCCCGCCCCCCACATCGCCACGACCGTGCCAAAGCCGATCGTCAGCAGGTCCGCCGGATCGCGGCGTGTGGCGTCGGTTTCAAGGCGGTTTTCGGCGGACACTTCGTGATTGCCCTTTCCCGGTCCATCCGGTTACAGGTGGCGATCCGTCCGGTTTCAGTTGGCGATCCGTCCGGTTTCGGGTGGCGATCCGTCCGGTTTCGGGTGGCGATCCGTCCGAACCCGCCGCGCCAAGCGGCGGGGTGACGTCCGCGGCGCGTGGGGCGCCGATCGCTAACGATCTTTAACCCGCCGCTTGGCGCGGCGGGTTCGGACAGACGCCGCGGATCGCAACCTCTATCGGGATGCGCCCGCCCGTGCCGCCGAGGCCGGCAGCCAATTGTAATCAGCGCGGCGGGGAAGGCGCGTCGCGTTCGATCAGAAATGCCCCCCGAGCGCGGGCCGGGAACTACGCCGTTACCTCGCGTCGTCCATCGGTTTCTGGCGGTGCGAAGTGTAGCGCGGCGAGACGCCGATGTATGACCGGCCCATGAGGCGCTTCAGCAGAATGATCTCGCCCATGTCGTTGCCCTCGTACGCGTGTCCCGCCCATTGCAGCAGATAGCCCAGCCCGAGCAGCCCCGCCGGACGCCACCACAGGTCCCAGCGCCACAGGTGCAATTGCCAGGCTGCCAGCGGAACGGCGAGCACCGTCAGCGGAATCCCGACGACGTGCAGCCAGAACGAGACGCGGCTCTGGTGGCGCTCCAGCCAGTTGCGAAGCCACGCCGGTCGTGATGCATCCATGCCGAGCATCTTAGCGGCTGCGATTCGTGGCCGCGGGTGCGCGCCGCGGGCCACTCTGTCCGAACCCGCCGCGCCAAGCGGCGGGTCGACGTCGCCGGCTGTTTGCGCACCCCGCCCTCGATCCGCGGCGACTGGCAAACGATTCCCCACGGGTGTACAACTACCCTGGGTCGGAAGGCGGCGCGGCCCGCCATCCGGCAGGATCGGGGAACCAACAGAAGGGAGCATCGCCATGATCCGCAAACTCGGAACTCTCGCTTTCGCAGCGCTGATCAGCATCGGAATGACCGGTTGCGCTTCGCAGAAAAAGGTCGCCTATTTCGGCGAAGAGATGAAGCACGCTGACGCCAAGAAGGTCTCGGTCGACAAAGTGCTCAGCAAGCCGCAGGAGTACGAAGGCAAGGTGATCCGCGTCTCCGGGACGGTCACCGAGGTCTGCCAGAGCAAGGGCTGCTGGATGACCATCGCCGACAACAAGGGTGAGGAAGGCCTGTTCGTGAAGTTCACCTGCCCGGTCGAGGGCGTTCTGATTCCGCCGGACGCCGTCGGCCACAAGGCCACCGTGGAGGGGCAACTGGTCATCAAGGAAGTGTCGGAAGGCGACGCGCGACACCAGGCCGAGGAAGCCGGCAAGTCGGTCGAGGAGATCAAGAAGATCGTCGGCCCGCAGAAACGCGTGACGATGGCGTCGCCCGCGGCGATGGTCGAGGGCATCGAGAAGCCCGGCGCCAAGATGCCGACCGACAAGCCCGCCGAGGAGAAGAAGGGCTGAACACGCGGAGAATTCCGCACGGCTGACGCGAAGGGAGGCGGGCGCTGCTTCATTCTGCCATGCTGGCGCTCTTCGCGATCACCGCGTTGGGATTGGCCGTCGGCATGCTCCGCCTGGGGGGCGTCGCCCTCGGCTCGGCGGGGGTGTTCTTCGTCGCGCTGGGCTTCGGCCACTTCGGCGTCGCTTTGCCGCGCGAGATCACCGAACTGGGTCTGGTCCTGTTCGTCTACTCGGTCGGGCTGGAGGCCGGGTCGCGGTTCTTTAGTCTGCTGCACGGCCGCGGACTGGCGCTGCTGGCGGTGGGGACCGGCGCGACCGCCGCCGGAGCGCTGGGCGCGGCGCTGATCGCGCTCGCGCTGGGACTCTCGGCCCCCATGGCGGCCGGCGTTTTCTGCGGCGCGACGACCTGCACGCCGGCGCTCGCCTCCGCCCTCGACGCCATTCGAAGCGCCGCGCCGGACGTCGCCTACCTGGCTTCCGTTGCGTACGGCGCCACGTACCCGTTCAGCGTCGCGTCGGTCGTGCTGACGGCGCAGCTTCTGCCGCGCTGGCTACGCACTACGCCCGACGCCGCGGCTGACGAGTACCACCTGGAAGAGGCCGCCCGCACGCCGCCGCTCGAACAGTGCGTTTTCCGCGTTGAGAATCCGAACTGTGTCGGCCGCACGATCGAAGACCTCGTCTCGCTGGACATGTTTCGCGCCGTCCTTTGTCGCGTCAAGCGCGGCTCGCGGGTTGAGCCGGCCCGCCCTGGGCTGATTCTCGAACTGGGCGATGCGGTTCTGGCCGTCGGTCCGCCGCAGGAACTCGCAAAGCTGGAAGCACTGATCGGCGGCGTCGTGGTCGAGGTGATGCACGACGCGAACGGCCGCGTGACCAGCGACGAGGTCGTCGTCTCGCGCGGCAGCGCCATCGGCCGCACGCTCGGCGAGCTTTGCCTGTGGGAACGATTCAGCGTGGTCGTGTCGCGCGCCCGGCGCGACGGAATCGAAATCAGCCCGGACGGCCACTTCCGGCTCGAGCCCGGCGACCTGTTGCGACTCGTTGGGCCGCCGGATGCGGTCGCCAGCGTTACGACGCTTCTGGGCCGCGAAGAGGCGCGGCTCAATGAAACCAGCCTTCTTCCTTTTGCCGCCGGGATCGCGCTCGGGGCCGCGCTGGGCGCGATCGCGATCCCGCTGCCCGGCGGCCTGCGGATGCAGCTTGGGCCGGCCGGCGGGGCGCTGCTCGTGGGGCTGCTGCTCGGACGCTTCGGCGCCCTCGGTCCGCTGCGACTGCACGTGCCCGTCGCCGTGAAGCACTTCGGCCGCGAGCTGGGGCTGGTCATCTTTCTGGCCGGAGCAGGCAGCGCC contains:
- the aspT gene encoding Aspartate/alanine antiporter, with the protein product MLALFAITALGLAVGMLRLGGVALGSAGVFFVALGFGHFGVALPREITELGLVLFVYSVGLEAGSRFFSLLHGRGLALLAVGTGATAAGALGAALIALALGLSAPMAAGVFCGATTCTPALASALDAIRSAAPDVAYLASVAYGATYPFSVASVVLTAQLLPRWLRTTPDAAADEYHLEEAARTPPLEQCVFRVENPNCVGRTIEDLVSLDMFRAVLCRVKRGSRVEPARPGLILELGDAVLAVGPPQELAKLEALIGGVVVEVMHDANGRVTSDEVVVSRGSAIGRTLGELCLWERFSVVVSRARRDGIEISPDGHFRLEPGDLLRLVGPPDAVASVTTLLGREEARLNETSLLPFAAGIALGAALGAIAIPLPGGLRMQLGPAGGALLVGLLLGRFGALGPLRLHVPVAVKHFGRELGLVIFLAGAGSAAGEQFLTIIAQTGVRLFLAGALVTAATTATAILVACRVLRWNALVGDGAVCACLTNPAALSAARRLADSEAAAVGFASVYPVALLSKILLAPALYLLLARLT